In Gossypium hirsutum isolate 1008001.06 chromosome A10, Gossypium_hirsutum_v2.1, whole genome shotgun sequence, the DNA window aagtaaattggttatttctattaaaaatttcatctatttttactgttaaaatcCGGTCCCTGTATGTCTACATGAGGAACACATGGCATGTCATGTGtcactgttttgttattttgttagCCATGCtggtttttaacagtaaaaatgaataaaatttttgatagaaatgatcgatttgctctttgatctaatgtataataaataatttttccattttttaataaagagagtaaaatataatataacacCTAATACATGAGCTTCTATGATTTTTTTACCATTAATTAAATAACCAAGTATAAATTGATCTGTGGACAACCCTAGGGTggtaaaaatggtaaaagtattAACATCGAAGAAGCTGGAAGTATATTTTTAATTAGAGATGTATATTTGATTTGAGTTAAATCAGGTTTCAAAACTTTTAGATTATTTCGAGTTGATAAATTTTGAGTTTAGATTGTTTTAAGTTCAAGTTATTTTGAGTTCAGATTATTTTAGTCGGGTTATTACAAATTCAAATAATTGTGTCCTAATCACTTCAAGCAGTAAGGATGACAATTTAGATTGCAGATTTAGATATACGTATATATTTAATCCCTCTTTTTTTGTAAACTCATATATTACAgttcagattttaaaattattatctaCTTTAAATTCAAAACCGATGCGGATAGATACCCCATAATCCATTATTCAAATCCACATTGCTTATTTGAATAATGGTTGTGAATTTGGATATTTGAATCCATTAGttatacaaaatatttataattttgattatatataaaaattttgggCAAACTACACCTAAAGTCACTAAACtaatagtaagtttatattttgatcaattaaatttaaaaagttacaatATGGGCGcttaattattcaaaagttttcatttaagtcactaaactatttgaaattttttattcaagtcaTAAGATTGTTaagcttttttaaaaaaagtctgACTAGTGAGTTCCAAGCGACAGTTCGATGATTGGTACAGTGGATCAATATCAATTGaggagtagaagaacataccatAGGTTTAAGTTGATCTAACGGTCAATGTTGGAGATCAAAGAAGAAATTTGTTTAGATTTTAGTTTGCAGATTGGTGACGTTCAAAGCTGTTTCatgaaaaaagattgaattgtagaagagaaggagAAGGATAGCTCTCAATTAGTGCAAGCAATACGAATAGAGAAAGCCATACACTAGAAATTTTAAATAGCCCAAtggcttaaatgaaaactttcaaatagttcaatgaccattttgtaactttttgaagttgagtaacCTAaacgtaaactttattttttgctcagcaataataatatatttagaaGCTACCTAAATGTAAACTCactaatagtttaataactttggatgtagtttacccaaaatttttaatagattcaAATTTGAAAACTTATATCCAAAGATTatcgaaaaatttaaaaattcgaaTATTTCAAGTTTCGACTATTTCAAATTTAGATCGTTGCCGAATTGAGATGTTTGAGTCCGATTTAATTTGAGTTTGAGTAAATTGATGTTGAAATTAagcatatttaaattattaatttttatgattcaataaattgaattaaatttgaattaaattttatcgAATggaattttggaattttcaaattactaacaaaattctaaaatctatCACAAGGCATTGAAATTAAGGAAGGTGGTGAAATGAAAAAGACATAGGACAAAATCATAACCATAAAAATAGTAGTCAAATCGAAAATACACGCCACTTCTTCACCACCCCCACGAGCTAACCATGGCGATTTCAACGCAGCCGAAAAACTTGACCATCTTTCAATGGAACTATAATGGCAATTGTCCTTTTCTCACCATTGTTCACTTCTCAATTAATTGTCCTTTAACATTTTCACTTGTCTCCCCAATCCCATGGTAATGCTGCAAAGGAAAACACACACAAGGTTTTTATTATCTATAGTTTATTTATGGTATTTATATTTAGTATTTGTGTTTATATAAAGGGAAAATTACTCATATTAATATTTAGGTTGTTATTATTTTGGTCatcgaaattttttttgttaatttcgtCCATATTAGGTTCCTTTAAATTTTAATCACTCTATTATATTAAAATGCATTTAGTCACTAAACGTAATATAGAAGTATTATTTTTTCCTTTggtataatagcaaatttaatgcttaatgcttatatgtttgtttaatttagttttttttttgaatcaacaaatttaacttttaatgcTTATACATTCAGCCAATTTAATCCTagttctaaaaattcaaaaaagagttataaataaaatttttatttttaaaaaagtatatattataaatttttataattaatcaaattgatagaatgtgtaaataatgagagttaaatttattaatttttttaaaaaattaggacTAAGTTAacaaaaatatgtaaacatttaatactaattaatttGTTACTTTAGCAACAAAAAGGTAATGTCAACGTTCTCTTTGATGatcaaaaacattttaacccattagaatttaaaattgatcaaatagagatgaaattatcaaaataaaaaaaattcaatgactAAAATAGGAACATCTAATTCAAATAACCTAAATACAGCTCTCTTTATTTTAGCCAAAATTAAAGTATTCATTTTCAATAACAATGACTAATTCATTCATCGtggatatttttaaaaaaattaaacaactaAACACGAAAATATTTCATTCCAATTAACAAAGATAAAAGGAAGTGAGTTACCACATAGTGTTTAAACACAGCTAACTTAAACTATATTGTAAGTTTCCAATTTTTTGACATGATTTTTATTCAAGCTTTCACCATTTTTAAACCCACAAAAAACCCTGTCCAATCATTTACCCTTCCCTCGGTCTGGCAATGGGGCGGTAGCTATAAAAATCGTCAGCTCACAAATTTGTGGCCAAATTTAAGCCAACTAAACAAAGGTGTCTCACTAGCCACCCCACCATTGTctcattcacatataataagcactcCAATGAATTTTATTCATGTCATTTTCCCTTAAACAAAAAAATGCCAGAAAACAATTGGTCGGCCATAATTCATTGTATTTAAATatcccaaaaaattaaaatttcaacaattaatttattcatttatactCATCCATCTTCCTATATAAAAAACACCCCATTAACTCACAAAAGCCATAGGGAATCTGGTTTCTTTTAGCTTACAGCTTCCATTGTTTTTCAGTAGTGAAGAGCTAAAAAAGAAGGGAAACCAATGGAGGGGAAAGAAGAAGATGTTAGATTGGGAGCGAACAAGTTCTCAGAGAGGCAACCTATTGGGACAGCAGCCCAGTCCCAAGATGATAAGGATTACACTGAGCCACCCCCAGCACCCTTGTTTGAGCCCAGTGAGTTGACTTCATGGTCGTTTTACCGAGCTGGAATCGCTGAGTTCGTTGCTACTTTCCTATTCTTGTACATCTCGGTGTTGACTGTGATGGGAGTCCTTAAGGACAAAACCAAGTGTACAACTGTTGGGATTCAAGGGATTGCTTGGGCTTTTGGTGGAATGATCTTTGCTCTTGTTTACTGCACTGCTGGGATCTCAGGTAACTATATGATCTTCTTTATCACTCGTTTGTTTCTCCGGAAAATGATAGAAAAGTTTAGTATTGATGAGTTATGGTGGTGTTGTAGGTGGTCATATCAATCCAGCGGTGACATTTGGGCTGTTCTTGGGAAGGAAATTGTCGTTGACAAGGGCAATATACTACATGGTGATGCAGTGCTTGGGAGCCATATGTGGGGCTGGTGTGGTTAAAGGGTTCATGGGGAAGACAAGGTATGGTGCTTTGGGTGGTGGAGCTAACTCTGTGAATCATGGCTACACCAAGGGAGATGGGCTTGGTGCTGAAATTGTTGGCACCTTTGTGCTTGTTTACACTGTGTTCTCAGCCACTGATGCCAAGCGCAGTGCCAGAGACTCTCACGTCCCTGTAAGTTCAATTTTCTTCAATTGAATCATTCGATTGTCTAAACCATATATGAGATTTTTAACCATAACCATGTGTTTGGTAGATTCTGGCACCATTGCCAATTGGGTTCGCAGTGTTCTTGGTGCACTTAGCCACCATCCCAATCACAGGAACCGGTATTAACCCAGCTCGTAGTCTTGGTGCAGCCATCATTTTCAACAAGGACAAGGGCTGGGATGACCATGTAAGCCCCAATTCTTTCGCCATCTTcactattatttttttctaactatGAATGATATACTTATCTACTTTGGGTCATGTTTTGCTGCAGTGGATTTTCTGGGTGGGTCCATTCATTGGAGCAGCACTAGCAGCACTCTACCACGTTGTTGTTATCAGGGCCATTCCTTTCAAGTCAAAATGATCAAAATCGACGGTCCAAATGATCATATGAtctcaaaaaaatgaaaaatttcacCCATGCACCCTTTCAGTTTGTGTATTTCCCATTTGATCCTTTTGTTTTTGTATATGTAAGAATGtgtgtaatatatattatttacttcaATGGGGGGAGAGCCTTTGTGTCCTTTTTTtacttgctttttttttttaagctaAAAAAAGGAGAGGGTGCTGATGGCAAATATTGGACCCATTTGTAATTTGTATGGCTATGATTTGTGAAAAAAaacatgtcattttcataataacACCGACCAATACCTACTTTCAATGGCTTTTTGTTGTAAATTATGGATTTGACTTGGCATGATTTTTGTGTTCCTTGTATTATATTTGCTGCACTGAGGTGTGACAAAGATATAATTATATGGTAATAATTGAGATAAGGAAAGGGACTGCTTTGCtatacttttttatataaaaaatattgtcACTATTTTCTTGGTTAAGATTGTTAATAGTCATATCAATTTTATAAGTAAATCAAATCATTATATCAAATACATTTGATCTTAAAAGTGATAATCACTTGAACAAACTGCATTTTTCAcataaattttgcatttttttattaatttattaattaagtttttattaattgggtatttaaatttttaaaatattatacaaattgTCCCAAAACATTAACggtgttattttttttatgagaaGCAGAAATAATTAATGTATGATCAATGTGTAACAAATGATGtgaaatttaatagtaaaaataattacatttatttggaGTTTTTTTGTTTAGCTAAAAACACGCTCAAAATTTACTTTTCATAaggattaaaattattttgacagTTAATGGCATGGACGCTCAAAATACATTTTATAGAGTTACCCCACCTAAGCATGTTGGTACAAGAGAAATTATTAAGTAGGTCTTTCCTACCACATCAACCATATTCCCATCCAATAACTTAATGGCACTTAAAAGTATTTTTCATTGGTACAATGTACTAGTGTACCTAAACCCCAATAGTAACTCGGCATGTGGTGTCTGGGAATTAAGGGAACTCATGTATAAAAGCTAAAGCCCCTAATGAGAGAGGCAAGCAACCTAACACTAAACTTATTTCCCAAAATCCTCACATCTAACTTGATGTTCTTGGTTGGATGGAAAATAGAAGGTTGGGAGGATGAAATggaaaagtggaaagaaaataaattttgagtgtgcaaagtgagagaaaagaaaataaaaaagatgatcaTTTTCCAtcttaatgtataaaaattaatccTTCCAAATTAGAAAATAAGAAAGATGTGAATGTTtgttcaaaattatgcattt includes these proteins:
- the LOC107944588 gene encoding probable aquaporin PIP-type 7a produces the protein MEGKEEDVRLGANKFSERQPIGTAAQSQDDKDYTEPPPAPLFEPSELTSWSFYRAGIAEFVATFLFLYISVLTVMGVLKDKTKCTTVGIQGIAWAFGGMIFALVYCTAGISGGHINPAVTFGLFLGRKLSLTRAIYYMVMQCLGAICGAGVVKGFMGKTRYGALGGGANSVNHGYTKGDGLGAEIVGTFVLVYTVFSATDAKRSARDSHVPILAPLPIGFAVFLVHLATIPITGTGINPARSLGAAIIFNKDKGWDDHWIFWVGPFIGAALAALYHVVVIRAIPFKSK